AAAGCGAACATCGCACTCCGCCGGACGCTCGACCTCCGCAAAATGCTCGGGCAGCGACAGACAGCCCTCGTCAAACACGGCGATCTCCTCAGACTCAGCGGTGATCTCCGGATTCACCATCCGGATCGGCTGTCGTGGTTCGTCCTTGCGCGAAACGTCGACCACCACGATGCGTTTCGGCACACCTACCTGGATCGCCGAGAGCCCCACACCGGGCTCGTCGTACATGGTCTGCAGCATGCCGGCCATCAGCTTGCGCATCTCGTCGTCCACTTCCGCAACGGGTTCGGAGACGACCTTGAGACGCGGGTCCGGAGCCCGGATGATCGGCAGGATAGCCATGGGGATGGTTCGCTTCGTGGCGTCGGGCAAACGCACTATACTGAGCACGCAAAGACTTAGGTAAGGCCGCCATCGGGGCGGTTCAAGCCTGCCGAAGGAGCCGAACGACCCGTGGAACCCGTCGATATCATCGTTCTTGCAGCCTTGGCCGGTGTGGCCACTCTTCTTGTCATCAACATGCGCCGACGCGACGACCCGGCCCAGGCCGAACTGGCCCGGCGCGTGACCGATATGGCGACCCTGATGACCTCCAGCCAGGCCGTGCTGACCGACCGCCTCGGTCAGATCGAACAAACGAGCCAGTCGGCCCAGGACGTCCTGGCAACCCGTCTCAACGAGCAGGAAAAGAAGCTCACGGCAGAGCTTAACCAGCGTCTCGACGCAATCCAGCAGCGGGTTGGCAACTCCCTGCAGGAATCCACGAAACAGA
The genomic region above belongs to Rhodospirillales bacterium and contains:
- a CDS encoding peptide deformylase, with translation MAILPIIRAPDPRLKVVSEPVAEVDDEMRKLMAGMLQTMYDEPGVGLSAIQVGVPKRIVVVDVSRKDEPRQPIRMVNPEITAESEEIAVFDEGCLSLPEHFAEVERPAECDVRFLDENGEEQTLHANGLLARCIQHELDHLDGILFVDHLSALKRGIILRKLSKQKKARLRDSA